A region from the Candidatus Polarisedimenticolia bacterium genome encodes:
- the pyk gene encoding pyruvate kinase: protein MPIARRPPRMAKIIATIGPASESIETLSRLLQAGVDVVRLNFSHGTREDHLRRMRRVRRIARGLGKTVGVLVDLPGPKIRTGDLVDGAPIVLAPGTRVVVTTRQVAGRKGLISTRYRHLPRDVARGSRILLDDGNMELEVRRVQGTEILCRVLVGGILSEHKGINLPGTPMAASSPTSKDLADLRFAIDQGADWIALSFVKRARDLVRARTAMERQGRCLPLVAKIERREGVEALDEILAHADGLMVARGDLAVEISPQEVPVLQKRIIRSANHERAVVITATQMLESMMDSPRPTRAEASDVANAVFDGSDAVMLSGETATGRYPVESVRMMDAIIREAEASGLVTAHSAPFDPEKEEDLHAVVHAASQAALDSRAAAVAVYTQTGRTARFLSKQRPACRIIALTFQDSVEREMALYWGVTPVKIRFAHDTDAMLAEGERVMLERGLLSRSDRVIIVSGSTSYPGGTNMMKIHQVGKPAHPVRRRA from the coding sequence ATGCCGATCGCCCGCCGTCCGCCGCGCATGGCCAAGATCATCGCCACGATCGGACCCGCCTCGGAATCGATCGAGACGCTGTCGCGGCTCCTCCAGGCCGGCGTGGACGTCGTGCGCCTTAACTTCTCGCACGGCACCCGGGAGGACCATCTGCGCCGGATGCGGCGGGTGCGGCGCATCGCGCGCGGCCTGGGCAAGACCGTCGGGGTCCTCGTCGACCTGCCGGGGCCGAAGATCCGCACCGGAGATCTGGTGGACGGCGCGCCCATCGTCCTGGCTCCGGGGACGCGCGTCGTCGTGACGACGCGCCAGGTCGCGGGCCGCAAGGGCCTGATCTCCACGCGGTATCGCCACCTGCCCCGCGACGTCGCGCGCGGCAGCCGGATCCTGCTGGACGACGGCAACATGGAGCTGGAGGTCCGGCGCGTGCAGGGGACCGAGATCCTCTGCCGGGTCCTGGTGGGCGGCATCCTGTCGGAGCACAAGGGGATCAACCTCCCCGGGACTCCGATGGCCGCCTCCTCTCCGACCTCCAAGGATCTTGCCGATCTGCGGTTCGCCATCGACCAGGGGGCCGACTGGATCGCGCTCTCCTTCGTGAAGCGGGCCCGCGATCTGGTGCGCGCCCGCACCGCCATGGAGCGCCAGGGGCGCTGCCTTCCCCTGGTGGCGAAGATCGAGCGTCGCGAAGGGGTCGAGGCCCTCGATGAGATCCTGGCGCACGCCGACGGGCTCATGGTCGCGCGCGGCGATCTGGCGGTCGAGATCTCGCCGCAGGAGGTTCCCGTCCTGCAGAAGCGGATCATCCGGAGCGCGAACCACGAGCGGGCCGTGGTGATCACCGCCACGCAGATGCTGGAGTCGATGATGGACAGCCCGCGCCCGACCCGGGCGGAGGCTTCCGACGTCGCGAACGCCGTGTTCGACGGCAGCGACGCCGTGATGCTTTCGGGCGAGACCGCCACCGGCCGCTATCCGGTCGAATCGGTCCGGATGATGGACGCGATCATCCGCGAGGCCGAGGCCAGCGGCCTGGTGACCGCGCATTCCGCCCCCTTCGATCCGGAGAAGGAGGAGGACCTGCACGCCGTGGTGCACGCCGCGAGTCAGGCGGCGCTCGATTCCCGGGCCGCCGCGGTCGCCGTCTACACCCAGACCGGCCGGACCGCCCGGTTCCTTTCCAAGCAACGGCCCGCCTGCCGGATCATCGCCCTGACGTTCCAGGACTCGGTCGAGAGGGAGATGGCGCTGTACTGGGGCGTGACTCCCGTCAAGATCCGCTTCGCGCACGACACCGACGCCATGCTCGCGGAAGGGGAGCGGGTGATGCTGGAGCGCGGCCTGTTGTCCCGCTCCGATCGGGTCATCATCGTGTCGGGAAGCACTTCGTATCCGGGGGGAACCAACATGATGAAGATCCACCAGGTCGGGAAACCGGCCCATCCCGTCCGGCGCCGGGCCTGA
- a CDS encoding LIM domain-containing protein translates to MRRRFLGLLLLGLLLPLPVLTETAAEDRLHCAVCGKSIEGKYIEDQGEAYHRECYEQYRAPRCAACGKAILGSRIDFEGKSYHEECYRESAQPRCDACGKPIEGTYIVASGKKYHPACHRGLAVRCVVCGEPLEKSYLEDGWGNAFHARHGKESLCPFCGRVMALSTTHGSFLSTANGIRICALCARRAVSRRDEVAAILERVRVRLQEIFPVPPGSFSWELVDRDHLMRRLSPGRFVGNELGITVGEFRRSGRAVSRRVSVALLTGVPDWLLAGVAAHELAHVWQQLHDLSDLPPDQAEGSAEYAAYLLLEEAGTEEGRVKIEAMKRSEDPAYGAGFRRALEIAHGQGSAAGLRKALQGGKGWSRGS, encoded by the coding sequence ATGCGCCGGCGTTTTCTCGGGCTCCTCCTCCTTGGCCTCCTTCTGCCGCTCCCCGTCCTCACGGAAACCGCCGCCGAGGACCGGCTGCACTGCGCCGTCTGCGGGAAGTCGATCGAAGGGAAATACATCGAGGATCAGGGCGAGGCCTACCATCGCGAGTGCTACGAGCAGTACCGCGCGCCGCGTTGCGCGGCCTGCGGCAAAGCGATCTTGGGATCGCGCATCGACTTCGAGGGGAAGAGCTATCACGAGGAATGTTACCGGGAGTCGGCGCAGCCCCGCTGCGACGCCTGCGGAAAGCCGATTGAGGGCACCTACATCGTCGCTTCCGGAAAGAAGTACCATCCCGCCTGCCACCGCGGGCTGGCGGTGCGCTGCGTCGTCTGCGGCGAGCCTCTGGAAAAGTCGTACCTGGAAGACGGCTGGGGAAACGCCTTCCACGCACGACATGGGAAGGAGAGCCTGTGTCCCTTCTGCGGGCGCGTCATGGCTCTTTCCACGACGCACGGCAGCTTCCTGAGCACCGCCAACGGAATCCGCATCTGCGCGCTTTGCGCCCGCCGGGCGGTTTCCCGGCGTGATGAGGTGGCGGCCATCCTGGAGCGGGTCCGCGTGCGGCTGCAGGAGATCTTCCCCGTGCCCCCGGGAAGCTTCAGCTGGGAGCTGGTGGACCGCGACCATCTGATGCGGCGGCTCTCCCCGGGCCGTTTCGTCGGCAACGAGCTCGGCATTACCGTCGGCGAGTTTCGCCGCTCCGGCAGGGCGGTGAGCCGGCGCGTGAGCGTCGCTCTGCTGACCGGGGTCCCCGACTGGCTGCTCGCGGGGGTCGCGGCGCACGAGCTGGCGCACGTCTGGCAGCAGCTGCATGACCTGAGCGACCTGCCTCCCGATCAAGCGGAAGGATCCGCGGAGTATGCCGCCTACCTTCTTCTGGAAGAGGCCGGGACGGAAGAGGGAAGAGTGAAAATCGAGGCGATGAAGCGGTCGGAGGACCCCGCCTACGGCGCCGGCTTCCGGCGGGCGCTGGAGATCGCGCACGGCCAGGGCTCGGCCGCGGGCCTGAGGAAAGCGCTTCAGGGAGGCAAGGGCTGGTCGCGGGGCTCGTGA
- a CDS encoding metal-dependent hydrolase: protein MNRTSGIRITWLGHSTFKIRSARGKIVLIDPWLANNPSCPGPLKTLEQIDLMLLTHGHFDHFEDAVALGRSLRPRIVANFEICAFLEAQGISGACAMNKGGTQTVDGMRVTMVPAAHTSSIAWNGQILPGGEACGYIVEFEDGFKIYEAGDTAVFGDMKLLAELYRPDLTLLPIGDLFTMGPKEAALACRLMRPRRVIPKHYGTFPALTGTPADLRALTSEIPEMEIVELKPGGSWELSA, encoded by the coding sequence ATGAACCGTACGTCGGGAATCCGCATCACCTGGCTCGGCCATTCCACCTTCAAGATCCGGTCGGCCCGGGGGAAGATCGTCCTCATCGACCCCTGGCTGGCCAACAATCCTTCCTGTCCCGGTCCTCTGAAGACTCTCGAGCAAATCGATTTGATGCTGCTCACCCATGGGCACTTCGATCACTTCGAGGACGCCGTCGCCCTGGGACGATCCCTGCGCCCCCGGATCGTGGCCAATTTCGAGATCTGCGCGTTCCTGGAAGCCCAGGGGATCTCCGGCGCCTGCGCCATGAACAAAGGAGGCACTCAGACGGTCGACGGGATGCGCGTGACGATGGTGCCCGCCGCGCATACCAGCAGCATCGCCTGGAACGGCCAGATCCTCCCCGGCGGCGAGGCGTGCGGCTATATCGTGGAGTTCGAGGACGGATTCAAGATCTACGAGGCGGGGGACACGGCTGTGTTCGGCGACATGAAGCTCCTCGCCGAGCTCTATCGGCCTGACCTGACGCTGCTGCCGATCGGCGACCTGTTCACGATGGGGCCGAAGGAGGCGGCGCTCGCCTGCCGCCTGATGCGCCCGCGGCGCGTGATTCCGAAACACTACGGGACCTTCCCGGCGCTGACCGGCACGCCGGCCGACCTGCGCGCCCTCACCTCGGAGATTCCGGAGATGGAGATCGTCGAGCTGAAGCCCGGCGGGAGCTGGGAGCTCAGCGCCTGA
- a CDS encoding flavin reductase family protein has product MEIDPAKLDRKEAYKLMISLIVPRPIAFVTSVSQTGHANLAPFSFFNGVSSHPPIVMIAVGGRKDGRKDTWNNIEATGEFVVNVVVPEIVDAMVLASRDYPPEVDEIAVTGLTPVPSRTVKPPRIAESPVQMECRLEKLVEVAGTAVILGRVLLYHVQDTLLEDGAVAPDKLRPVARLGGDLYAHLGEIFAKSRPR; this is encoded by the coding sequence TTGGAGATCGATCCCGCGAAGCTCGACCGCAAAGAAGCTTACAAGCTGATGATCAGCTTGATAGTCCCCCGCCCGATCGCCTTCGTCACAAGCGTTTCCCAAACCGGGCACGCCAACCTTGCCCCCTTCTCCTTCTTCAACGGAGTCTCCTCCCATCCGCCCATCGTCATGATCGCCGTCGGGGGCCGGAAGGACGGCCGCAAGGACACCTGGAACAACATCGAAGCGACGGGAGAGTTCGTGGTGAACGTGGTCGTGCCCGAGATCGTGGATGCCATGGTCCTCGCGTCGCGCGACTATCCGCCCGAGGTCGACGAGATCGCGGTGACCGGCCTGACGCCGGTGCCGAGCCGGACGGTCAAGCCGCCGCGGATCGCCGAGTCGCCCGTCCAGATGGAGTGCAGGCTGGAGAAACTGGTGGAGGTGGCCGGAACGGCGGTGATCCTCGGCCGCGTCCTGCTCTATCACGTGCAGGATACTCTGCTCGAGGACGGGGCGGTCGCTCCCGACAAGCTGCGTCCCGTGGCGCGACTGGGCGGCGATCTCTACGCCCACCTCGGGGAGATCTTCGCCAAATCGCGCCCCCGCTGA
- a CDS encoding (deoxy)nucleoside triphosphate pyrophosphohydrolase, giving the protein MIRVAAAILWRSREILICQRRQGGGFALKWEFPGGKVKEGETVASALVRELEEELGIAVPAGRLAAVETIRHRYPGGPEVEIHFFAVSEFSGEPLNRAFEKIAWVAPADLPGYDFLEADRPLVGRIAAGGVVCPVPGEASEPT; this is encoded by the coding sequence GTGATCCGGGTGGCGGCGGCAATCCTGTGGCGCTCCCGCGAAATCCTGATCTGCCAGCGGCGCCAGGGGGGAGGATTCGCGCTGAAGTGGGAGTTCCCGGGGGGGAAAGTGAAGGAGGGCGAGACCGTCGCCTCCGCGCTGGTCCGGGAGCTGGAAGAGGAGCTCGGGATCGCCGTCCCCGCCGGCCGGCTCGCGGCGGTGGAAACGATCCGCCACCGCTACCCCGGCGGGCCGGAAGTCGAGATTCACTTCTTCGCGGTGAGCGAATTCTCGGGTGAGCCGCTGAACCGGGCCTTCGAGAAGATCGCCTGGGTCGCGCCCGCCGATCTGCCGGGGTACGATTTTCTCGAGGCGGACCGGCCGCTGGTTGGACGAATCGCGGCGGGCGGAGTAGTCTGCCCCGTTCCGGGCGAAGCGTCGGAGCCGACCTGA
- a CDS encoding MFS transporter — protein sequence MIALERRRQYLALGAFYFAQFSVLGIYVPFFPLYLKSLGFGGTEIGVLMALAPVSRFLFPVFWGLWADRTGRRRLLVILSQIAGAGVFSLLFALHDFARMAGVMFLYGFLLVPAVPLVEGIVQEEAEKRGFDYGRLRLWGSIGYIAATLVFGWILDVAPARAVLAGILGISVLAVFPAFALQGESPPGPPPSHRSLGRELWRRPVIAFFAVTALMQASHGAYYAYYSIYLDRLGYSRSLIGGFWNLAVVAEVVMMLASRPLLVRLKAPPLLAICLAAAVVRWLILTASAAVPLLLLAQLLHAFTFGLFHVAAVGHTHRLFPPALRSSGQSLYSSLTYGLGNLAGFFGAAALVERIGLQGLFGASSAVAFLGLLLSRSLSRSLSREEAR from the coding sequence ATGATCGCTTTGGAGCGCCGCAGACAATACCTCGCCCTGGGAGCGTTCTACTTCGCCCAGTTCTCCGTTCTCGGCATCTACGTCCCCTTCTTCCCGCTCTACTTGAAGTCGCTCGGCTTCGGCGGCACGGAGATCGGCGTGCTGATGGCCCTGGCGCCCGTGAGCCGCTTCCTTTTCCCCGTCTTCTGGGGTCTCTGGGCCGATCGTACGGGAAGACGCCGGCTCTTGGTCATCCTCTCGCAGATCGCCGGCGCCGGGGTCTTCTCCCTCCTCTTCGCCCTGCATGATTTCGCCAGGATGGCGGGGGTGATGTTCCTTTACGGCTTCCTCCTCGTTCCGGCGGTGCCCCTGGTGGAGGGGATCGTGCAGGAGGAGGCGGAGAAGCGGGGCTTCGACTACGGGCGACTGCGCCTCTGGGGCTCGATCGGGTACATCGCCGCCACGCTCGTCTTCGGCTGGATCCTGGACGTCGCACCGGCGCGCGCGGTGCTGGCCGGGATTCTCGGCATCTCCGTCCTGGCCGTCTTCCCGGCGTTCGCCCTGCAGGGAGAATCCCCCCCCGGCCCGCCCCCTTCCCACCGCAGCCTGGGCCGCGAGCTGTGGCGGCGTCCGGTGATCGCCTTCTTCGCCGTCACGGCGCTGATGCAGGCGAGTCATGGCGCCTATTACGCCTACTACTCGATCTACCTCGACCGGCTCGGGTACTCCCGCAGCCTCATCGGAGGGTTCTGGAACCTGGCGGTGGTCGCCGAGGTCGTGATGATGCTCGCCTCGCGCCCCCTCCTGGTCCGCCTGAAAGCGCCCCCTCTGCTGGCCATCTGCCTGGCGGCCGCCGTCGTGCGCTGGTTGATCCTGACCGCCTCCGCCGCTGTCCCTCTCCTGCTGCTCGCCCAGCTCTTGCACGCCTTCACGTTCGGGCTGTTTCACGTCGCCGCGGTCGGTCACACGCACCGTCTCTTTCCGCCGGCGCTGCGCAGCTCCGGCCAGAGTCTCTACAGCTCCCTGACCTACGGTCTCGGCAACCTCGCCGGTTTCTTCGGCGCCGCGGCGCTCGTCGAGAGAATCGGCCTCCAAGGCCTTTTCGGCGCCTCCTCGGCGGTGGCCTTTCTCGGCCTGCTCCTGTCGCGCAGCCTGTCGCGCAGCCTGTCCCGCGAAGAGGCGCGCTAG
- a CDS encoding M24 family metallopeptidase yields MNDLEFQGARELSRARVVLPLSRYYRGLQKEGIASPDFFQALAAALAERGVRAVRIPESFPAGGVARLGERGIRTRVLPDPFLPERARKTPAEVRSIRQALRAAEAGMATAILTLAASRIGRDGYLHLAGRRLTSEALRDGAERAIFAAGAAPFQTIVAGGIQGSDPHEKGTGPLPAHRPIVLDFFPRSRRSGFHGDITRTVVKGRADARTRAAFLAVAAAQRLALAMLRAGTDGARIHRRVCEFFTRAGFANRGRGAAREGFIHGTGHGLGLDLHEFPPVSARKCRLEAGQVVTIEPGLYYRDLGGIRIEDVALVTRRGHLRLTRFPIFLEIP; encoded by the coding sequence GTGAACGATCTCGAATTTCAAGGGGCCCGCGAGCTCTCCCGGGCACGCGTCGTACTTCCCCTCTCCCGTTACTATCGCGGCCTCCAGAAGGAGGGGATCGCCTCACCCGATTTCTTCCAGGCTCTCGCCGCGGCCCTCGCCGAGCGCGGCGTCCGAGCGGTCCGGATCCCCGAGTCGTTCCCCGCCGGGGGCGTGGCCCGTCTCGGCGAGCGGGGCATCCGGACGCGCGTCCTTCCCGATCCCTTCCTGCCCGAGCGGGCCCGCAAGACGCCGGCCGAGGTCCGGTCGATCCGCCAGGCCCTGCGCGCGGCGGAGGCCGGGATGGCCACCGCCATCCTGACTCTCGCGGCGAGCCGGATCGGCCGCGACGGCTATCTTCACCTTGCGGGAAGGCGGCTGACCTCGGAAGCGCTGCGCGACGGCGCCGAGCGGGCCATCTTCGCCGCCGGGGCGGCGCCGTTTCAGACGATCGTCGCGGGCGGCATCCAGGGATCGGACCCGCACGAGAAAGGGACGGGGCCTCTGCCGGCGCACCGCCCCATCGTCCTCGATTTCTTCCCGCGCTCGAGGCGATCCGGGTTCCATGGCGACATCACGCGCACCGTGGTGAAGGGCCGCGCCGACGCCAGGACCCGGGCCGCCTTTCTCGCCGTGGCCGCCGCCCAGAGGCTGGCCCTGGCGATGCTCCGGGCCGGAACGGACGGCGCCCGGATCCACCGCCGCGTCTGCGAATTCTTCACGCGGGCCGGTTTCGCCAACCGCGGCCGGGGCGCGGCGCGCGAAGGGTTCATTCACGGCACCGGTCACGGCCTCGGCCTCGACCTCCACGAGTTCCCTCCCGTCAGCGCCCGGAAGTGCCGGCTCGAGGCGGGGCAGGTCGTCACGATCGAGCCCGGGCTCTATTACCGCGACCTCGGCGGAATCCGCATCGAGGACGTGGCCCTGGTGACCCGGCGGGGTCACCTCCGGCTCACCCGCTTCCCCATTTTTCTGGAGATTCCCTGA
- a CDS encoding HEAT repeat domain-containing protein, which translates to MTRSSIPLPAVLLLLALPAIQAAPASAQAGAPAKAAPYTLAGIDLFGNSRTSDADLLAMVPIKEGDEITPEVVTRLDEKLRGSGRFAYAKVSSTAYGDRKSYLTVDVVEKGDEGRFKLNSNPAGSVEVPADVLDWVRRYEKAQFQMFQVNPKRLKDINEGHYLDSDPGLREYEEKMLEMVPAHYDVLVKALREDKDPEKRTLCATLLGWAKDKKAVIAPLEEALKDPDVQVRSSAARSLIPIAYLSVHQSMPFPLDPILDELHYPTSSDRTKAAALLLHLAGEPENRVAIRDKAGDVLVRMVSAKQPTQREHSLTLLTTISGEKYGRDPEKWRAWWSAVKKGVPPPKAEPPKPATKS; encoded by the coding sequence ATGACCCGATCTTCGATTCCGCTTCCTGCCGTCCTTCTCCTCCTGGCGCTTCCCGCGATCCAGGCCGCGCCGGCCTCCGCCCAGGCGGGGGCGCCCGCGAAAGCGGCCCCCTACACCCTCGCGGGGATCGATCTCTTCGGCAACAGCCGGACCTCGGACGCCGATCTCCTCGCCATGGTGCCGATCAAGGAAGGGGACGAGATCACTCCAGAAGTGGTCACGCGGCTGGACGAGAAGCTCCGCGGCTCCGGGAGGTTCGCCTACGCCAAAGTCAGCAGCACGGCGTACGGCGATCGGAAGAGCTATCTAACCGTCGACGTCGTCGAGAAGGGGGACGAAGGACGCTTCAAGCTGAACTCCAATCCGGCCGGTTCGGTCGAAGTTCCCGCCGACGTCCTGGATTGGGTGAGGCGCTACGAGAAGGCCCAGTTCCAGATGTTTCAGGTCAATCCGAAGAGGCTGAAGGACATCAACGAGGGGCATTATCTCGACAGCGATCCGGGACTCCGGGAATACGAGGAAAAGATGCTGGAAATGGTCCCGGCCCATTACGACGTCCTGGTGAAGGCGCTCCGGGAGGACAAGGATCCCGAAAAAAGAACCCTGTGCGCGACCCTCTTGGGATGGGCCAAGGACAAGAAGGCGGTCATCGCCCCGTTGGAGGAGGCGCTGAAGGATCCCGACGTCCAGGTGCGCTCCAGCGCCGCCCGCTCCCTGATTCCGATCGCCTATCTGTCGGTCCACCAGTCGATGCCGTTCCCGCTGGACCCGATTCTCGACGAGCTGCACTATCCGACATCCTCGGATCGCACCAAGGCGGCCGCGCTCCTGTTGCACCTCGCCGGCGAGCCGGAGAACCGCGTCGCCATTCGCGACAAGGCGGGCGACGTCCTCGTGCGGATGGTGAGCGCCAAGCAGCCCACCCAGCGCGAGCATTCCCTGACGCTGCTGACCACGATATCGGGAGAAAAGTACGGCAGGGATCCCGAGAAATGGCGGGCTTGGTGGAGCGCCGTGAAGAAAGGGGTTCCCCCGCCGAAGGCCGAACCGCCGAAGCCGGCGACGAAGTCCTGA
- a CDS encoding transglutaminase-like domain-containing protein gives MVHAPGGALPLDRGALLIARSEYPDLDHARYLAEFDRLSAMTRRRLPASRDALKTLEALNAVLFGEEGYRGNQEDYYDPRNSYINDVMDRKLGIPITLSVLYLEVARRLALPLTGVSFPGHFLLRLRDKERELFVDPFNAGEILLPGDLPGRLSTLFGAKAAEEVLRKNENRLPPAFLADAGPREILIRMLTNLREIHLRRRDLGRGRRIVAMLLVLAPGEEQTLSSLSAIRKIEAALN, from the coding sequence ATGGTCCACGCGCCCGGCGGGGCGCTGCCGCTCGACCGGGGCGCTCTGTTGATCGCCCGCTCCGAGTATCCGGATCTCGACCACGCGCGCTACCTTGCCGAGTTCGACCGTCTCTCCGCCATGACCCGGCGCCGCCTGCCGGCCTCACGCGACGCCCTGAAAACCCTCGAGGCGCTCAACGCCGTTCTCTTCGGGGAGGAAGGGTATCGCGGCAACCAGGAGGATTACTACGATCCCAGGAATTCGTACATCAACGACGTGATGGATCGAAAGCTGGGGATTCCGATCACGCTGTCGGTCCTGTATCTCGAAGTGGCCCGGCGCCTCGCTCTTCCCCTGACGGGGGTCTCCTTCCCGGGCCACTTCCTGCTCCGGCTCCGGGACAAGGAGCGCGAGCTGTTCGTCGACCCCTTCAACGCCGGGGAGATCCTTCTTCCCGGGGATCTGCCGGGGCGCCTGTCGACCCTCTTCGGGGCGAAAGCGGCCGAGGAGGTCCTGAGGAAGAACGAGAACCGGCTTCCGCCGGCCTTCCTCGCCGACGCCGGCCCCCGGGAGATCTTGATCCGGATGCTCACGAACCTCCGCGAGATCCACCTGCGCCGGAGGGATCTCGGGCGCGGCCGCCGGATCGTGGCGATGCTGCTTGTCCTGGCCCCCGGCGAAGAGCAGACTCTCAGCTCACTTTCCGCCATCCGCAAGATCGAGGCAGCGCTCAATTAG
- a CDS encoding (2Fe-2S) ferredoxin domain-containing protein, protein MQELDTGFEKLILVCLNERTDGRESCLPRGSAEVLARLKGWVKEHGLARRVRVSKSGCLDQCSRGTTVVVLPEFCWYGGVTVHDVDRILSRHLSEMISPAAGDKKEPA, encoded by the coding sequence ATGCAGGAGCTGGACACCGGTTTCGAGAAGCTGATCCTCGTCTGCCTGAACGAGCGCACCGATGGGCGGGAGAGCTGCCTGCCGCGCGGCTCCGCCGAGGTCCTCGCGCGCTTGAAGGGCTGGGTCAAGGAGCACGGGCTGGCGCGGCGCGTCCGGGTCTCCAAATCGGGCTGCCTCGACCAGTGCTCCCGCGGGACGACGGTGGTGGTCCTGCCGGAGTTCTGCTGGTATGGTGGAGTGACCGTGCACGACGTCGACCGCATCCTATCCCGGCATCTTTCGGAGATGATCTCCCCCGCGGCGGGGGACAAGAAGGAGCCTGCCTGA
- a CDS encoding nucleotidyltransferase family protein, whose product MDSFATERLLLAFLRGERPAPSLSPPASFLELCRRHRVGPLVFQAAARQPDAVPADLLPGLKEASRKTLVDNLVLLRALREVASALAEEGTGFVLLKGVSLLSFLYPEIHLRPMTDLDLLIREKDWPKVAETLGARGCRLPSDEEERYYRERWYHQLVETPGPPSCYVEFHWNLESVERSRIDPDELIRDAVPCEIEGQRFLRLCDDHLLLHLATHLAHHHADPALLWTEDLRRLLQRGNLDWERLRKTARAWGVANCVAYSLQYVEKIYPGTVPPPARRFTLSPARRAILRGVGTANPILPHRALAGSAARHAVSMALLDRWSDAARYVAAHSVSRVGRALGLLRGTPAGAGDAAAVEKVRAARPGVRR is encoded by the coding sequence ATGGATTCCTTCGCCACCGAGAGACTCCTGCTCGCCTTCCTCCGAGGAGAAAGGCCGGCGCCCAGTCTGTCGCCGCCGGCCTCGTTTCTCGAGCTTTGCCGCCGGCATCGCGTCGGGCCGCTGGTTTTTCAGGCGGCCGCGCGGCAGCCGGATGCCGTCCCCGCGGACCTTCTTCCGGGCCTGAAGGAAGCGTCGCGAAAGACTCTGGTGGACAACCTCGTCCTTCTGCGGGCGCTGCGCGAGGTGGCCTCGGCCCTCGCCGAGGAAGGGACGGGATTCGTGCTGCTCAAGGGGGTAAGCCTCCTGAGCTTTCTGTATCCCGAGATCCATCTGCGGCCGATGACCGATCTCGACCTGCTGATCCGGGAGAAGGATTGGCCGAAAGTGGCCGAGACGCTGGGGGCTCGCGGCTGCCGCCTTCCGAGCGACGAGGAGGAGCGCTACTACCGGGAACGATGGTACCACCAGCTCGTCGAGACTCCGGGCCCGCCGTCCTGCTACGTGGAGTTCCATTGGAACCTGGAGTCGGTGGAGCGTAGCCGCATCGATCCCGACGAGCTGATTCGCGACGCCGTGCCGTGCGAGATCGAAGGGCAGCGGTTCCTTCGGCTATGTGACGACCATCTGCTCCTGCATCTGGCCACCCACCTGGCGCACCACCATGCCGATCCGGCGCTCCTGTGGACCGAGGATCTGCGGCGCCTCTTGCAGCGCGGCAATCTGGATTGGGAGCGGCTCCGGAAGACGGCGCGCGCCTGGGGAGTGGCGAACTGTGTGGCTTACAGCCTGCAGTACGTGGAGAAGATCTATCCGGGAACAGTCCCGCCGCCGGCCCGCCGCTTCACGCTCTCGCCGGCGCGCCGCGCGATCCTCCGGGGCGTCGGCACCGCGAACCCGATTCTGCCGCATCGCGCCCTGGCGGGAAGCGCCGCCCGCCACGCCGTCAGCATGGCGCTGCTGGATCGCTGGAGCGACGCGGCGCGCTACGTCGCGGCACACTCCGTCTCCCGCGTCGGACGCGCTCTCGGGCTCCTGCGGGGGACTCCGGCGGGCGCCGGCGATGCCGCGGCGGTGGAGAAAGTCCGCGCCGCCCGGCCCGGCGTCAGGCGCTGA
- a CDS encoding glycosyltransferase family 2 protein, producing the protein MPTLSVVVATRNRKDEVIDLLSDLARLSWRAGDEIAVVDNGSTDGTAARLRRSFPRALVLPFPENRGAPAARNAGAAATRGEILVFLDDDCRVEDPEFLDRVRRAFLETPEAGAIAFRILDPVTRRPRSFEVPRRRKDLAMEPCETSYFISAGCAVRRKVFDAAGGMDPSLTYGFEELDFCYRAVIRGFRIFYRPDIVVLHRLSRAGRPAWRRTYFFYRNKIWISARYLPWTMFLSQMALWSGYFLKEALSIGRPDVFLAALASGLAGIRRRRREDRIPPQVLMRLREIEGRLYY; encoded by the coding sequence ATGCCCACTCTCAGCGTCGTCGTGGCGACGCGGAACCGCAAGGACGAGGTGATCGATCTCCTGTCGGACCTGGCGCGCCTCTCCTGGCGCGCCGGGGACGAGATCGCGGTCGTCGACAACGGCTCGACCGACGGCACGGCGGCGCGCCTGCGGCGGAGCTTCCCGCGCGCCCTCGTCCTGCCTTTCCCCGAGAACCGCGGCGCTCCCGCCGCCCGCAACGCCGGCGCGGCGGCGACCCGGGGCGAGATCCTCGTCTTCCTGGACGATGACTGCCGGGTGGAGGATCCCGAATTCCTCGATCGCGTCCGCCGCGCTTTCCTGGAAACGCCGGAGGCCGGGGCGATCGCGTTTCGCATCCTCGATCCCGTCACCCGGCGGCCGCGCTCCTTCGAGGTCCCGCGGCGGCGCAAGGATCTGGCGATGGAGCCCTGCGAGACCTCCTACTTCATCTCGGCCGGCTGCGCCGTCCGCCGGAAGGTCTTCGACGCCGCCGGCGGGATGGACCCGTCGCTGACATACGGATTCGAGGAGCTCGATTTCTGTTATCGGGCCGTCATCCGGGGCTTCCGCATCTTCTACCGGCCCGACATCGTCGTTCTGCACCGCCTCTCCCGCGCCGGGCGCCCGGCGTGGCGGAGAACCTATTTCTTTTATCGCAACAAGATCTGGATCAGCGCGCGCTATCTCCCGTGGACGATGTTCCTCTCCCAGATGGCGCTCTGGAGCGGCTATTTTCTCAAGGAAGCGCTGTCGATCGGGCGTCCCGATGTCTTTCTGGCCGCGCTGGCCTCGGGACTCGCGGGAATCCGGCGCCGCCGGCGCGAGGATAGGATTCCGCCCCAGGTCCTGATGCGACTCCGGGAGATCGAAGGGAGGCTCTATTACTAG